tatatatatataatatatatatatgtatatatatgctaattgaaactcaaacatgtgatgaatccaaggtgtttcagtgagtgctcacctgtgcatgcaaatttgatttcatctttagtaagtaatAAAGTtgtatgcttgccaaaaaaaataataagtgataCACTGGACCTAGCCAACTAGCATTTCCCACCATTCCCATCTTGGACCAGGACCCACGGAAGAGAAAGCCTTCTAACATTTGCTGCCATTGGAGTCTTGGATTCCCAttcacccacctggagagagcCTTTGAaccatacccaccagaagagggagagaacccTCCTTCACTCATTGGAAGAAacaatgggaagatgacagtataagaacacattcaacaatagaaagtaTGCACCAACAAGAATTGAACATCCCAATcatgatgaagcagaagaaaatgacctaaaaacaaatttattaagATGACAGAGactctcaaagaggaaatgataaaatctttgaaagaaataaaagacaaaaaacaaacaaaaattcaagaaatgcagggaagaaaacaaaacaaaatcgcaagaaataaaacaaatctcttaaagaaagcaaggggaaaaaagtaaaacaatcaaacagatgaaggaaacaattcaaacatttcaaggtctgaaaactgaaatagagacaataaagaaaacagaaggccTTGTGGTACCCTGCTgtgagacacctgaggcctgggtaCTATGCACTGCAGATCCCATCCCTGCAGGATCCAGCCCACCTAGAGACTGCCAATACCCTAGTTCCTTTCTCTGTCCATGGGTCTatgaagaggagagccatcagagtatgggacctgtttgcacccactggaagggaaCATTGGTCTTgtacctaccaggagaggaagagactccatcTACAACCaagagaagaagggatgggaagaacacaatataaaaacatattcaacaacaggaaaaccaatatgacaccaccagtctagggactctacaccagcaagacctgaacatcacactACACacgaagcagaagagaatgaccttaaaaacaacttcataaaaTGATAGAAGCAATCAAagtggatatgagaaaatcccttaaaaatggaagaaaaagcaaaccaaaaaaatgcaagaaatcaacaaatctcttaaagaaagccaagaaaaaaaaacaattaaacagatgaaggaaatagttcaagttctgaaaactgaaatagagacaataaaggaaacacaaacagaggaaatgcttgaaatagaaaagcttggtaaacgatcaggaactacagatgtaagcataaccaacagaatataagagatggaagaaagaatctcagacattgaagtTACACTTggagaaatagaatcatcaaccaaagaaaatcttaagtctaaaatatccctaacacaaattatccagaaaatatgtgacactgtgaaaagacaaaacctaagaataataggtatagaagaaggtgaagaaaccaacTTCAAAGGTGCAaaaatcatattcaacaaaatcaaagaagaaaactttcccaacctagagaaagacatgtcaataaaagtacaagaatcttaaagaacaccaaatagagtggaccacaaaatgtcccctcatcacataataatcaaaacctgaaacatacagaataaaaaaataacattaaaagaagctaaaaaaaggccaaataatatataaaggcaaacctatcagaattacacatcaATCTCCctggaaactctaaaagcaagaaggtcctagatagatattgaACCAACACTtagagatcacagatgccagcccagactactctaaccagcaaagctttcagtcactgcATATGGAGAAAACAacctatttcattaaaaaaaaaaaacagatttatttttttttcaagcagagggttttttctcagatttttttttaaattttaattagaaacaagattgttttacatgacaatcccagtacccttctcccttccatcctccccaccacccccccaacaaaaacctttacctatcacatatcctttgtgctacccctggatggtgaggccttactTAGgttatcatcagagtctatcaaaggaacagaaaggttgagtcaggtgtagattagaagaaagaatatgtgataggtagggttttagttgggggggtgtggtaaggaaggaagggagggaggagggaactgggattgtcatgtaattcaatcttgtttgtgaattcaaataaaaaaaagaaaggagataccttaatagagggagacattataggcttaactataaatctggcactaggaaattgtTCAGacatctataaggatgaccccaactaagaatctaagcaatggtgaaggggctaccttaaatgcccttcccctataataggattgatgattaccttaaatgtcatcctagagccttcatctagtagctgatgaaagcagaagcagatatccacagctacatactgagccaaactcctggaatccagttgtagagagtgaggaatgatgagaaaggtgtcaagaccatgctgggaaaacccagagaaacagctgagctgagcaaTTGGTAGTACATGGACTCCAGCtagacagctggggaatcagcataggaATGAACCAGATATCCTGAATTTGGGTgatagttaggaggcctgggcagtctatggggcctcttgcagtggaaccagtattttttCCAAGTGCATGTATGGACATTGGGATCCTATTCCTCCACTGAAGGATATtttctcagcctaaatacacaggggattgcctaggccctgacccaaatgttgtgacagaatttgatgatcccccatcacatggaaggcctcacattccctgaggaatggataggGAGTTGGACTGAGTGGGGGTGAGAGGGTattggtgggaagcatgggagaatgggagggagagggaactggggttgatatgtaaaataaggttgttcctaatttaaataaaaatattaaaagtaaaaaaagaatgaCATACCTATAAAGGTTcaagaagattacagaacaccaagtgGATTGGAGTACAAAAATCCCCTgacaacataataatcaaaatactaaacatacagaataaagaaaacattttaagagcttcaaagaaaaaaggccaagtaacacataaagacATACCTATCAGATTTGCATCTGAGTTATCAatagactctaaaagccagaagaaccTGAACAAGACTCTTGCACACTCAAAGAGATCATAGATGAGATCCCCTACTACCATGAAACTTCAGACACCAGAAGTGGAATGTTATGATGTTAACATTTGTGcttgtgtgtcaagttgtcaaACAATATAACTGCACGATTTAACATAAAATTTCAACAGTGTGTGGTTTAgaatgacaaaagaaaagaaacatcttgACATCTTTGTAAATACCTTCTTCAAATACCATTTGATGAGCTGGAACGTGGACTTTTGGTGTTAGAGGCACCATTCTGTTGACTGTGGCCCTTAACTGAATAAAGAGGAAATACTGAGCAGAGCATTAACAAAGTTTTAGCATGTGTGTTCTCTGCTTCATAATTTACATACAATGTGACCAACTACTCTCTACTTCTGGCATTCTGCCTTCCCTGCCAATATGTACTCAATCACTGTAAACATGAACCTAAATAAGCATTGGTATTTTtaacttgtgttttgtttttcaagggttttgttacagcaatggtaAAAATAACCAATATCTTGAATGTATGGCAAGAATCCTTATACAAAGTTTCTGCATATATTCTAGTAATTTGTTAACAACTATGATAATATAGTTTATAAATTTGTGGTCTGTACAATTTAAAGTATATATATTTAGTTTACTATAATCCTGATAAAAGTGTGAGCCATGTTGGTCATGATCTATTCTGGTGAATTTTCATGGGACTGATCAGTTCTTCCTAGAAAAAGCTCCAATTATTGTAACACTAATTGTCTTAAGAGAAAAGTAAATGATAATGGAGTCTATTCAGAAAGATTTTCCTTTGGGTAATCTTAAGGTTGTAGTCATGCGCCTTAAAAATGATCTGTTAGAGACCTTTGGATTACATTCTGTTTCAAAGTATGGCTAACAAACATTCACAAGAtggtaaattttttatttgtatttattttattctgtgttaAGAAATTATTATAGCTTAGCACAAGCTTTTGACTCTTATCAGAAGCCTAAATTATGAGAACATGTCATGATTACAGAGTTTGCAAGCATTTAGGTTATCTGTCAATAAGCAGAATGTTaatgtgtatgaaaatgtattTACTCCTCTACTGGACCTGCAGGATAATCCTCCTACATATGTCTGATGACCAATCCTTTTACAAGAACTTTGAGGAATCTGAATTGTTTTAAAGTACAGATTGCAAGTGTCagttgaaaaaaatattaaaatatccttCTCCAAAAAAGAGAttttatgtatcatatatattatgAGAATTGGGGAATTAGGGAAGATACCAAAGCAATATTACTTATCAGtgacttttttcatatttttgcctgttcttttgcattttttcagCCTGATGCAATGGGCTGTCAAATGTCATCATAATTCTCATCTTCCTTTCATACTTTCACATTGTTGACCACTGCTGAAATGATCTAAATAAAACAcacctttattttatattaaatttattttatattaaaattgttttttctaAAATATCTTCTGTAGTGATATCTGTCCTGTTCAGTTGCCCTCTGCATTTGGAGTGAAATGAAAGTATTTGCTATCAATCAGCCACATAGCTAATCTATAAGTGAATACTGAATTGTTTTAGTGTTCTAGGgggtttgtttgattgtttcacATAAATTTAAGAGTACTTATATTTTGCTTCCTTCTCAGGAGAACAAGCTTTCTACTGCCTCataaaattcttcattttgtCATGATCATTTAGTCAAGTatctaatatttatataatattgtaTCCCATTTCAATGAAGAGTAAATTAATACCTTAATCGATTAAGTAGTAATGTACCTATCAACACAACTTGAATATACTCAGGAGTACACAGTGTGTTCTACCTTACTAAAAAGTGATTCCAAAAACGATGATGTGACAATGAAAAATATGTAGGAAGTGTTTTGATGGGGTGGTCtctcaagtttcttttacaaacaaaacaccagaaaatCCAGATGTTTCTCTACTACAAATGTGTAATGGaactataaattttaaaaaaattatctactTTAGGCATTTAAAATGTagctattatttttattccaagtatatttttttctactttcatgtttGTGGTCACTGTGCCTTTTGGTTTCTTTCAGAGGCCAGAAATAGGTTTTAGATTCCTTGTAAATGGAGTTGTAGACAATTGTGAGACACAAAGTaggttctgagaaccaaactcacaTCTTCTCTAAGAGGAGAATTGGTTTTTATCTATAGATGCAACCTTCAGCCCATCATAGTattttatcttctcttttctttgatttttttattttttagaatataatttaattacaacatttctcacTTCACTTGCCTCATTCCAAACTCTCCTGCATTCCTCTCTCCCACTTTTCCATTTTCATGaccactttgttgttgttgttgtttcaatgataattatacatgcatatatgtatatgtatatgtatatgtatatgtatatgtatatgtatatgtatatgtatatacttgcatacacacacacaacacacacacacacacacatatatatatatatatatatatatatatatatatatatatatatatgtaccaGGGAAAGCCACCACTTCAATTCCTCAGGAGACACCAccctcatttcttttcttaataaactcTGTTATGTTTAATAATTCAAGATTGTATGAATTCAAGATGATATAATATTGAACAACAAATACATGTTTATATTAACTTGTGTATATTCACTAggatagaaatatttatttggatATGTTGACTATTTAATATAACCATAACTGAAACTTTACATTTGCAACACATGGCtattttacacacacaaaaaaagaatgtgaTGGATAATATTACTTTCCAGGTCAAAGgaatttgtattgtttgttttggaaatatTATACTGTAGTAAGTCTTATTTTGGAGAGTTAAAGCAAATTAAGAGTGGTTAATCACTACAGAAAACAGATGACACACCAAATGTAAAAGTAGGGAAAGAAGTTTAAATAAATACCAACATATAAGGTAACTATGTGTTTTCAAGTAGTGAGAAGAAAAGTAGTGATTTTAAAAGATGGATAAGAGTTATGGATGCTCAAGCACTCCTTGTCACACTGTGGCCTGATTGATGCTTATTTCATTGCTCAACCTATAGAATCTAATTAGTAAGAAGAAATTTTCTAAGGCTGAATTAGTGTTAATCCCTGTTTGATCCAGAGAAAATGCTTGTGCTAGGAAATGGTATGCTCATTTTCACTACAAGGTATTTGTCTCTCAGATATGTGATCAGGACAGGACACAAATTAGTCCACAGGAGATAATCATTCCTGCTTACGGCACAAGCTTCCATTCAGGGATTTTCATGAAAAAAAGATCTATTCAAGAAGATTGAAGCAAATGAATAAAGACATCAGGTGCCATTAAAAGAGTCCAGAACACATGATAAAATGTGGCAGACAAtaaacttttgaaaatatttttggagaaTGACAATAATTAGATTTCGGTGAAATCCTTTTGTGTGATATGTGTGGCTATGCACagttaaaacaaaggaaataaaacagtgaTAGGAGAGACACTAAGATTTTCTGCTCTTGTTTGTTATCCACTTGACACCTACAGTTTCAAGTGAAGAGTCAATTGTATTCTAAAAAGCACCATATAGGTctgtgattgtttttttttaattgcaacaAAACATGGTACAATAAATTGCCATGAATGGTAAATTAGTTCAACTTAGTGTCACCTGAAATTGCCACCTTATGGTAATGTAAGGTTGGTGCTAGAACAATGCAGAGCTACTTATATAGTATCCTGGCTCCTTTTAAACTGAGCATTTCTGGACATCAGAGTAACTATTTGTGACCATGTTAATTATTGTTCATTTCTTCTACCTGACAGACCATGTGAAGAATCTAGAATGGCGAACTTCACTACAATAACAGGATTCATCCTTACAGGATTTTCAGACATTCAGGAGCTACAGACTTTATATGGAGTGTTCTTCCTGGTAATCTACCTAGCAATCCTCATGAGTAACTTCCTCATCATCACCCTCATCTCCCTGGATGTGAAGCTCCAAACACCTATGTACTTCTTCTTGAAGAATTTGTCCTTGTTTGATGTCTTGCTTGTGTCTGTCCCAATCCCAAATTTCTGTGTCAATAGTCTAACTCACAACAGTTACACCTCTGTTCTGGGTTGTGCCTTCCAGATActtttcatgacttctttttcagCAGGCGAGATTCTTGTCCTGACTGCCAtgtcctatgaccgctatgtggccatctgttgTCCCCTGCACTATGAGGTCATAATGAGCAGTGGAACCTGTCTATTGATGTTGGTTGTTTCTTGGATCACCGGGGTACTTTTTGGAACTGTATACACAGCAGGCACATTTTCCATGCATTTCTGTGGTTCCAAAGTGATCCCACAGtttttctgtgatgtcccctCATTACTAAAGATTTCCTGCTCTGAAACACTTGGTATAATTTATACAAGTCTTGGAATTGGTATGTGTCTTTGCATGTCTTGTTTTATCAGTgtggtcatttctttcttttacattttctctacCGTATTGAAGATTCCTACCACAAAAGGTCAGTCCAAAGCATTTGCCACATGCATCCCCCACCTCACTGTTTtcactgttttcattgctactgctTGCTTTGTCTATCTGAAGCCTCACTCAAATGTACCATCAATCTCAGACAGGCTTTTCTCTGTGCTCTACACTGTGTTACCTCCAGCACTTAATCCTGTGATCTATAGTCTAAGGAACAATGATGTCACGTGTGCTCTGAGGAGGTTACAGAAAAATCTCTGCCCAAGAGGTTCACATCATTTAACACTTCAAAGCATCTGTCGGTGATATAGTGCCTCACAACTTACAAGTGAGTTTTGTAGTTTCTGACATAGTAAAGAAAAATGTAGATAATCATTTTTACCCTAAGTATTCACTCAGTATAAGGATGACCTAAGACCAGAAAAATTAGATTATATGAGAATAACATATGAAATCGTTGTACCAgtttcttattagttatgaaaaaGCTCTTCTTATCTGGGAATTATAACTATCCAATGGAatggtaattttttaaatgtaagattaAGTACTTTATCATTTGACAACTCCTTATATGACTcatttacaaacaaaaataacaactacAATAACAGAGGAATGCAAAGATTGTAAGCATGTGAATAGTTGATGTAAATTCACCAAGTTCTGTCTACTCATATTTCTAATAATTAGAGAGAATTGACAAGAAGTCAATCCAGTAGGCCTAGTGCCTAGTACCCCCAGTCCTTAAAGAAGTGTTAAGTGCTTAAAGCAAACTCAAACCTGGAGGAAGGTCATGAGATACAAATTCTAAAAGAGAAGTAGTAGTAACTCAGGTTGAGTGTATTATTGGAGAGATACTTGGGAGTCTGAATTTTGTGTGGTTGTTTTTCTGTAGTTTCTCCTGAACAGAAACATTATAGGTGAGAGGAAGGAGGTTCCTGAGTCTACAGAGTGTGTCTAAATATTCTTATAATATTAAATTAGtgtttaaaaaacacaaataactttCCCATATTGTGGAAGTGTTAAACAACTGTTGAGGAGAGGAAATGCTCTGACTATCCAGGAGCCTGGAAGGGATTTTGTGATCTGTGAAGCTATTTGACGTCATATATCAAGCTGGCATGTAGCTACTGTAAGTTGTTACCAATAACAGGAATGGGAGATGTGGGTGCTGCAGCTGCCTTTGGGTCTTCCTTGCTTCTATACTACATAAGTAAtaccaataaactcattggttaaCAAAGTTGAACTTTGGTGGAATTACttatgtctttctctctttctctatctgaTGTGAGTAGGTGTTTCTTCACAAAAAAAGAGGTGACAGAAAAGTAATCCATGTATGTTTTTAGCCTGCCTGTAATGTAGGAAGGCATCACTTCTACCTACTTGAAGGTGAGTGCTATTATCAATGTCCAGAAGAAGTTATGGAACTTACTACAATTGCTAAAACAAGAATCATTTGTCCATGAAACATATCCCAGGTTCAATTTATCAGTGTATTCAAACACAAAATATTCCTTGCAATGTTTTAAATATCTCTGAATACTATATTTTATCAGAATAATTATCTgtcctttatatttatttttcattacttgaaaaataaacatattttcatgAGGTAAAAccactttcatttatatttttgattatttataatcatttttacAAAGGTTACTAGAAGACAATTAAGAATGGAAGTAATGTTCACCTCCATATACCTACTCtattagatacacacacacacacacacacacacacacacacacacacacacacacactattctggGTTACACTCTGTGATCTTTAAACTATTGCCAATAACAAATCTCTTGAGAAATgtctaattctttaaaaatttcatctGATGAGCAGTATATCAAGTTCCACTAGTAAAACTTGATAATAATAAGCACATTTTATAAGAAAGCGACCTACTATGTTTGACTCAAATAGCTGTATATGATTTCTCTTGATTACTTCTCAATGTAATTATGATAACTAAAttacaagaaaaacacacaaataaaccaCATCAAAATAGAGTATCATTAGCATTAACTGAtctataattaaaacaattttctcTGGCCTAACATGATCCAtccaagatctctctctctctctctctctctctctctctctctctctctctctctctgtgtgtgtgtgtgtgtgtgtgtgtctctgtgtgtgtctctgtctctgtgtttctctgtctgtctctgtctgtctgtctctgtctctctctgtctctctctgtgtctctgtctctctctgtgtctctgtctctgtctctgtctctgtctctctctctgtgtgtgtgtgtgtgtgtgtgtgtgtgtgtgtgtgtgtgttgtttgatATTCAGATCTCAActgttttttctttgaaaataaactttTGTTTACTGGAGTTTTGTGTCTGTTTACTGATAAGTTAATTGATGAGTCCGAAAACATAGCATGAATGTTGTCTATATTTACTTACCTCCTCCACTCTGTCTATTGTCTAGTCTATAACAGCCTTTTATTTATTACTGGGAATAACCTCCTGAACCCACAATAATCAATGTTTTAATCCTAAATCAAAGCCCTGGTAAGCcaattttatttttgactttttgttttgagttgaatCTATCTTTGTGTGTTGTGATGTCTACCAATTCTTAACAAATGTTAAGGATTTTTCTCTGGGTTCCAATTcaatgataatttattttaaagataagccAAAGATACTAGAATCCATTTGCCTTAACCAGATCTTCCTGATGCAAGAGAATAGGATGGAGAACAGGTTCAACAGACCTTACAATAGGATGCAAAAAGAAAGTGGGTGACAGAGACAAAGGGCTGTAGTTCTTTTCTATTACAGGTGAAATACAACATAAGAGTATACTTGTAGAAATGTCCTCCTTGTGTCAACAACACAAAAAGAGGTATATGGAATGGGTTACCAAAACCATTCCCATGCTAGAGATAGGTACTTATCTACTAAAAGAAGTCCCATACATTTATGAGGTCTCaatcactgacacccacgttcatggggaatggatcagtcccatgctggtttcccagctatcagtctggggaccaagagctccaccttgttcaggtcatctgtttctgtgggtttcaccagcctggtattaacccctttgctcatcactcctccttctctgcgaCTGGATCCAGTTCAGTTCGCATTTAgcgtgggtgtctgcttctacttctatctgCTGTggggtgaaggttctaggatggcatataaggtagtcatccatctcattatcaggaaaggacATTTAAATTACCATCTGCTATGTttcttacattgttagttggtgtcattcttgtaaatTTCCAGACATtcccttagtgcctgatttctcttcacaCCTACAATGGCTCCTTCCATTacggtatctcttatcttgctttcctctattcttcctctgactcgaGCTTCTGCTCCTGCAAGTTCTCCTCAccacttctctttccccttcacattctcctacATCCCTCatctctccccccatgctcccaatttgctcaggagatcttgtccctttactcttctctgggggaccatgtatgtctctctctcttagtgtactacttgtttcctagcttctctagcaatgtggattgtaggctggtaatcctttgctctatgtctaaaatccatatatgattgagtatatagcatgtttgtctttttgtgactgggttaactcactcaggatggtttcatctagttccatacatttacctgtgaatttcaagattccattttttgttttgttttgttttgtttttcccacggAGTactaccccattgtgtaaatgtaccacattttctctatccattctttaattgaggggcatttggttgcttccaggttatggctattacaattaatgtTGCTATGACCATTATTGAGAAGATTTCCTTGAtacatgaatgtgcttctttgggtatatgcctaagagtggaattgctgggtattttgatagactgattccattttcctgaagaaccaccATGCtgctttccaaaatggctgtatgagttggcacttccaccagcagtggaggagtgatcccctttctccacatcctctccagcataaactgtcattggtgtttttgattttagccattctgacaggagtatgatgttacctcagagctgttttgagttgcatttccctcaaggctaaggatgttgagcactttcttatgtgtctttcagccattttagattcctctattgagaattgtctatttggttctgtaccccactttttaattgggttatttggtattttagaatctagcttcttgatttcctcataaattttggagatcagccctatgccagatatggggttgatgaaaatcttttcccattctgtgggctgtcattttgtcttgttgactgtgtcctttgccttacagaagcttctcagtttcagtttcaggaagtcccatttattaattgtcgatttcagtATCTGTGATACTGATATAATGTTCAGAAGGCAGCcccctgtaccaattctttcaaaaGTACTTCCcaatttttcttctaataggttcagtgtggctggatttatgttgaggtatttgatccattttgacttaagttttgtgtatagtTATAGACATGGATTTATCTACAATCTTTTAtctgccagcattcagttatgccagcatcatttgttgtaGATgcattctttattccattgtataactttcgcttctttgtcaaaaatcatgtgtctggagatgtgtgggtccatatcagggttttcaattcaattccattggtctacctgtttatttttgtgccaataccaagctgttttcaggactatagctcaataatagagcttgatatcagggaaggtgatgcctccggaagttcttttattatacagtgttgttttggctatgctgggtcttttgtttcacCATATTATGttgacaattgttctttcaaggtctgtggagaattgtgttgggattttgatggggattgcattgaatttgtagattgcttttggcaagattgccatttttactatgttgatcctacctatccaaaaccataagagatctttccattttctggtatcttctttaatttatttctttaaagattcaaagttcttgctatgttCTTGCTAAGTTCTTACTCAAAGtaaagtctttcacttgtttggttagtgtcaCCCATgatatttaatgttgtttgtagctattgtaaagggtgatgtttctctgatttctttctcagcacatttatcatccatatattgtagggctactaatttttttttagttaatcttgtatcctgccactttgctgaaggtgtttatcagctgtaggagctccctggtagagttttttgtgtcacttatgtaaactatcatatcatctgcaaagagtgaaagtttgacttcttcctttctgatttggaTCCTCTTgctatccttttgttgtcttattgctctagctacaacttcaagaacaatattgacagccttgtctttttctggattttagaggaatcacattgagtttctcctgatttagtttgatgttgcctgttggtttactttatattttttattatgttcaggtattttCCTATTATTACTGATCTGTcaaggacctttatcatgaaagggtgttggattttgacaaaggctttttcagcatctagtgagatgattatatgttttttcttcttcagttggtttatatgttggattacattgatagatttttcattcattgttccaaccctgcatcctgaggatgaagcctatttgatcatggtggatgatttttctgatatgttcttggatttggtttgccagtattttattgagtatttgagcatcaatgttcttgagagatattggtctgtagttctctttcttaactgt
The DNA window shown above is from Cricetulus griseus strain 17A/GY chromosome 3, alternate assembly CriGri-PICRH-1.0, whole genome shotgun sequence and carries:
- the LOC100756718 gene encoding olfactory receptor 14A2 isoform X3 — encoded protein: MANFTTITGFILTGFSDIQELQTLYGVFFLVIYLAILMSNFLIITLISLDVKLQTPMYFFLKNLSLFDVLLVSVPIPNFCVNSLTHNSYTSVLGCAFQILFMTSFSAGEILVLTAMSYDRYVAICCPLHYEVIMSSGTCLLMLVVSWITGVLFGTVYTAGTFSMHFCGSKVIPQFFCDVPSLLKISCSETLGIIYTSLGIGMCLCMSCFISVVISFFYIFSTVLKIPTTKGQSKAFATCIPHLTVFTVFIATACFVYLKPHSNVPSISDRLFSVLYTVLPPALNPVIYSLRNNDVTCALRRLQKNLCPRGSHHLTLQSICR